From the genome of Portunus trituberculatus isolate SZX2019 chromosome 5, ASM1759143v1, whole genome shotgun sequence:
AAAAACTTAAAACAATCAGGAATTAAAATATAACTGAGGGAAAgagtgctaataataataataataataatgataataataataatgataataataggaggaggaaaaatattataacagatgaaattaaaaacaaatatattatctaagtatttttcctgttcatatgttctttgttttcctttccttagtgTTCGTTAGGTAAGTATCGAAAAATGTACTGCCAAAAtactccaagcgcacgggttcgaatcctgtccacggtccgagtgtaggttgggcttcctcactcggggcaacggtttcctatatagcgggtgggctttgagataggaggtaccacaaaattacccctttagcccagaaattcccgtgaaaaccccacatggtgtaaataaatgaaaaaaaaagccacaaagagagagagagagagagagagagagagagatagataaatgaactaaATATTTTGAATTCACTTTTAgcttagaaagaaaaatgagaagtgattagtgtgtgtgtgtgtgtgtgtgtgtgtgtgtgtgtgtgtgtgcaccttcAGATGTTCTTAATCTTGCCTTGTGAAGCAGGATGTTGCGAaatacagatagacacacacacacacacacacacacacacacacacacacacacacagaaagagagagtgggggagtgGGGGGGGTTGGATGTTGCGTCACAGCGGCTCATCTGGGGAGGGTTTGATCAGCTGTTGGGGAGTCCTGTAGGATAAgactccctcctcccaccccgCCCCTCGTCCCTCCGCTACTCACCCACGCCCACCCCCGTCCAGCCCCGCCTGCAGCAGCTGAGggagtggtgtgtttgtgtgtgtgtgtgtgtgtgtgtgtgtgtgtgtgtgtaggcaggaTTGATGTGCAGTGCGCGCGTGTtgggtctggtgtgtgtgtgtgtgtgtgtgtgtgtgtgtgtgtgtactgcgtgTCCGTGCTGAAACctgtcataacacacacacgcacacgcacacgcaggcTGGTGGGTGTGTGCGTGGGGCGAGGCGcgtgccaccgccaccaccacaacacaagtgccatcgccaccgccgccgccgccgccgccgccgcctgccaGTCGCCAGACAGCCGTGGTGGGGTGCACACACGCGCGAGGTCTGTCCGCCACACGTCAGAAGGTGTCTTGGCCGCGCCCTGCAAGgctgcgtggcgtggcgtggcgtggcgtggtgtggtgtactgtggtgtggtgtggtgtggtgtgaggtgggTTGGTGCCTGCCGTGCATGCCGCGGCCCTCGGTGTGTGCCGTGCTTCGAGGGGCGCCCTGCTGCACCGCCTCCGTCGGGAGCCGCCATGCCCCGGTGGGCGGGGCGAGGTCCGGGGGCGCGGCGCGGGTGTGAGTGATGAGCAGGTGGTGGCCGTGACccgcgtggcggcggcggcacagTGCTGGTGGCGGCGGGCAGCCCATGTCCCTCACGGcgcaggaggtggtggagcgCGCGGGCGTGGAGCTCTCCAAGTGCATCACGGGCCTGGGGCTCCGCTCCCGCAGCAGGGAGAGGGAGCTGCCGGGAgccggcggcggcggaggcggaggcggaggcggaggtgagGGCGGCGGCAGCAGGATGGGGTCTGTGcggcgcggcggcggcggcgtgatGGAGAAGGTGGCGAATGTGTTGTGTGGGAACAGTGTGGCGGGGGCCGGCCTGGCCAACGGCAAGGCCAAGGTGGACAAGCCCCTGCCGCCAGAGAAGCCCTCGCGCTTCCTGCTCAGCAAGGTGAGGAACGGCGGCGTGGCGGCGCCCACGCAGGCACAGGCCGCGGCCCTACAGGCGCCCCTCAATGGGCACCAGGGGTCGCCGCGCCCCACGCGGTCGCCGCGGTCCCCGGCACACCTGCTGCGGGGCCAGCGGTACCTGGCGTGGGAGGACTTGGTGCGGGACGAGGCCTTCCTCACCAGGCTCTTCTCGTACTTCTCGCCGCTGGAGAGGACGGTGCTGGCGCAGGTGTGCGTGCGGTGGCGCGCGGTGCTGTACCAGCCCAGGTTCTGGCACGGCCTGCGGCCCGTCCTGCACTGCCGCGAGATGCGCAGCGCCAACGTGGAGGTGACCACGGACATGCGGCGGCGATTCTATGTGTCGGTGCAGAAGCGCGGCTTTGACTCGCTGGTGCTGATGTGTGCCAACGATGAGGACCTCATGGACCTGGTGGCTAACTATGCCgtgaaccacacaaaggccctGCGCTCCGTGGCCCTGCGCTGCTCCAACGTGTCCGACAAGGGCCTGGAGACGCTGCTGGACCACCTGAACGGCGTGTACCAGCTGGAGCTGCAGGGGTGCAATGACGTGACGGAGGCGGGGCTGTGGGCCTGCCTCAACCCACGCATCGTGTCCCTCTCCGTGGCGGACTGCATCAATGTGGCGGATGAGGCCGTGGGCGCCATCGCAcagctcctcccctcactctacgAGCTCAACCTGCAGGCTTACCACGTCACCGACGCCGCCCTTGCCTTCTTCAGCCCGCGTCAGACCTCCACGCTCAGCATCCTGCGCCTCCACTCCTGCTGGGAACTCACCAACCACGCCATCATCAACATTGGTGAGTGtccctgtgtgcgtgtgtccctgtgtaattcaccaccacggtcgcctgctggtcacacagccagtcttccccattacggagcgagctcagagctcatagaccgatcttcgggtaggactgagaccacaacacactccacacaccgggacagcgaggccacaacccctccagttacatcccgtacctatttactgctgggtgaacacaccctacacattaacacaccacaacacactccacacaccgggacagcgaggccacaacccctccagttacatcccgtacctatttactgctgggtgaacacaccctacacattaacacaccacaacacactccacacaccgggacagcgaggccacaacccctcgagttacatcccgtacctatttactgctgggtgaacacaccctacacattaacacaccacaacacactccacacaccgggacagcgaggccacaacccctcgagttacatcccgtacctatttactgctgggtgaacacaccctacacattaacacaccacaacacactccacacaccgggacagcgaggccacaacccctcgagttacatcctgtacctatttactgctgggtgaacacaccctacacattaacacaccacaacacactccacacaccgggacagcgaggccacaacccttccagttacatcccgtacctatttactgctgggtgaacacaccctacacattaacagaccacaacacactccacacaccgggacagcgaggccacaaccctccagttacatcccgtacctatttactgctgggtgaacacaccctacacattaacagaccacaacacactccacacaccgggacagcgaggccacaacccctccagttacatcccgtacctatttactgctgggtgaacacaccctacacattaacagaccacaacacactccacacaccgggacagcgaggccacaacccctccagttacatcccgtacctatttactgctgggtgaacacaccctacacattaacagaccacaacacactccacacaccgggacagcgaggccacaacctatttactgctaggtgaacacaccctacacattaagaggcttgccatttgcctcgccgcgccgggactggaacccggccctctcgattgtgagtcgagcgtgctaaccactacactacgcggtgtgtgtgtgtgtgtgtgtgtgtgtgtttcagtgtttgatctggtgcagtgtgtgacgagacagccagacgttcccctacggaacgagctcagagctcattgtttccgatcttgggctaggcctgagaccaggcacacaccacacaccgggacaacaaggtcacaactcctcgatttacatcccgtacctactcactgctaggtgaacaccacctacacgtcaaagcagacacacacaaatatctccacccagccggggaatcgaaccccggtcctctggcttgtcaagccagcgctttaaccactgagctaccgggcgtgtgtgtgtgtgtgtgtgtgtgtgtgtgtgtgtgggggatggaAGCAAAATGTTGAAGTAGTTAAGGAGTTTTATTGAGTTAATGATTGCCACCTGCTGCCTTACCTGTCTCACACCTGTAGCCTTCCAGGGTGCTGAGGCTGCTGTTtatacctactcctcctcctcctcctcttttcctcattaactTAGTTCTCTCTATGTTTATTAGTGTCATTACTACAACATCTActgctacaataacaacaacaacaacaacaacaactactactactactactactactactactactactactactactactactactactactactacaacaacaatacttcTTTTATCCCGTTAAAGTatgctctctctcctctctctctctctctctctctctctctctctctctctctctctctctctcaagaaagagagagagagagagagagagagagagagagagagagagagacaacaataacattacgAAATATGATCTGGCTGAACTAAAtatcaagaagagagagaacaataatgaTTCCTttgtaaaccaccaccaccaccaccaccaccaccaccgtcaccaccaccaccaccaccaccaccaccaccaccaacaacaacaacaacaacaacactaccattattaccacaaccaccaccaccaccaccaccaccaccaccgccaccaccaccaacaacaacaacaacactacgattactaccacaactaccactaccaccaccaccaccaccaccaaccacagcaacagcaacaacactgccatactaccaccaccaccaccaccaccaacaacaacaacaacaacaacaacaacattaccaccacaactaccacaccaccaccaccaaccacagcaacagcaacaacaacaactaccaccaccaccaccaccaccactaccaccaccactacaactaacactaccacaataacaactattagtactactggcaatacaacaacaagaacagcagctattactactactactactaccactactactactactactactactactactactactactactacttaagtGGGTCGCAGAATGAGTATTGAGTTTCTTGTGAATAACTTACAAATATCAGGAGGTCagtgaacgaggaggaagaggaagaagaggaggaggaagaagaagaagaagagaggaggaggaggaggaggaggaggaggaggaggaggaggagtagggatcATAATAGCAACATAGCAACCCTGGCAACACAAAACTAGTAACTCACAACAAACTagtgaagaaaacgaggactATTTATACCAAGTTGAGTGTTTGGATAGAAAGGTAGATAGCTTTCCCTCCACCAACCCTTGtctttgcaggaggaggaggaggaggaggaggaggaggaggaggaggaggagagagaagaagaaggaggaggagatgagatgtgaatgcaacaatgaaatgaaataagaataagatgaggaggaggaggaggaggaggaggaggaggaggtttaggaggaggaggaggaggaggaggaggaggaggaggaggaggaggaggaggaggcaagtcaATAATCAATAGAAGGTGGCGTGTGcacgactcacacacacacacacacacacacacacacacacacacacgtgacacattataccttttgtttacatacatacacacatacactctctctctctctctctctctctctctctctctcacacacacacacacacacacacacacacacacacacacacacacacacacacacactactgtccacatactgagagagagagagagagagagagagagagagagagagagagagagagagagagagagagagagagaagagagagagagagagagaacacacctgACCAATGTTATCGCCTTTGTAATcttacccaagagagagagagagagagagagagagagagagagagagagagagagagagagagagagagagaaacaagatacCCCTGGCTCTTCGTATTATTAGCATCACTATCAAGTTTAaattaccatgagagagagagagagagagagagagagagagagagagagagagagttaggtcaGGGGGTGTGGAGGTCAGTCAAAGAGAGATCACCTTCAAGGACTTAATAATGCAgaacctacctgtctgtctgtctgtctgtctgtctgtctgtctgtctgtctgtctgtctgtctgtctgtctgtctgttttcattcctatctatttctctaacgtcatattttttttcatctatctgtctctctatctccgttttcgtctgtctgtctgtctgtctgtctgtctgtctgtctgtctgtctgtctgtctgtctgtctgtctgtctgtctgtctgtctgtctgtctgtctgtatgtatgtctgtctttctgtgtgtctgtgtgtctgtctgtttgtctatctgtctgtctgtctgtctgtgtgtctgtctgtaactTAATAACA
Proteins encoded in this window:
- the LOC123515057 gene encoding F-box/LRR-repeat protein 16-like: MSLTAQEVVERAGVELSKCITGLGLRSRSRERELPGAGGGGGGGGGGGEGGGSRMGSVRRGGGGVMEKVANVLCGNSVAGAGLANGKAKVDKPLPPEKPSRFLLSKVRNGGVAAPTQAQAAALQAPLNGHQGSPRPTRSPRSPAHLLRGQRYLAWEDLVRDEAFLTRLFSYFSPLERTVLAQVCVRWRAVLYQPRFWHGLRPVLHCREMRSANVEVTTDMRRRFYVSVQKRGFDSLVLMCANDEDLMDLVANYAVNHTKALRSVALRCSNVSDKGLETLLDHLNGVYQLELQGCNDVTEAGLWACLNPRIVSLSVADCINVADEAVGAIAQLLPSLYELNLQAYHVTDAALAFFSPRQTSTLSILRLHSCWELTNHAIINIVHSLPNLTVLSLSGCSKITDDGVELIAENLRRLRSLDLSWCPRITDAALEYIACDLNQLEELTLDRCVHVTDIGVGYVSTMLSLSALFLRWCSQVRDFGVQHLCSMRNIQVLSLAGCSLVTSAGLSSLVQLRHLQELELTNCPGATPELYHHLHLHLPKCLIIE